From the genome of Phlebotomus papatasi isolate M1 chromosome 2, Ppap_2.1, whole genome shotgun sequence:
tcacgacaaaataggaagaactacagcgaatttgagcgaattagcttcataattaagcgtgaaaattgtcaacaaaatttgacgcccgattgaaaaagagccgattgagtgagagtctactgtattacaaaaagcacattttttgtcttttttttcaaataggtACTTCTGTCAGTGCGTTATATCTTTCCTGATCTACCCATTCTCGATCTCTTTTTTGTAACTCGTACCAATGGACATTCCTTCGTTTAATCTTGTATTTACTATCATTTCGGAGTAACCAACTCTTTCTAGGAACTTTCTTCTACTTTTCTTCCATGTTGATTCCGGTTGATCCTCATCTCTTTTACACACTCTTTCAACACCTTGTTCggatttcttttaatattttcctcGAACTTGATTGCTCTGCTAGCTGCCACAGTTTGCTCTtactcttaatattaatcttatatgtgacactaCGGTGAGTTCTCCTGTGAGTAGAACTCTCTTCAGGCAACTACACACAACCAAGCCTTTCCTTATTAATCCAACAGTGTGTCCAATATAATTCCTGACTATGTGTTGTATACCCTCGTAGATTTGATATACTTACTGTAGGCAAGGAAGTGTTCACTTTTGGCTGTTTTTTTAAGACTATAATATCCATTTTCGCTCccaaaaatgtaaacaaactcAATGACAAAAACTGTTCGATCTTTTCGACAAACAAATTCCACGGGGTTTTCGTAGGAAACATCATAGGACAAATCCTTGTACTTTTCTAGCAGTTGcaagaatttcgaaatttttaactttaaaatgattttttttgttgaaaatcgtTTATTTCTTCCTTTTACTGAAGTATGTATACATGTATTTTACCAGGTCACTATGAAAGGACACTAAATCCTTTTCAGTAAGTTCCTCATTGGACAATTGGAAGGAAACAGAAGAACATACAGCATCAATTATAAATTGTCTCCTGGCTTTACTCAGTTCTGATGCCCTCTTTTTCGGAGGTGATTTTACTGCAATGGGATCCTCAGGTTCTCCATCGCTTCCAGAATCTGGAGGGATGTCCATTGCATCGTCTGTTTGATGTTGCAATGAATCTTCAGATTCACTTTCCAATTTACATTGAATTTGTTCGTCAGGATcgacaataaaaatattgtttgttGATGGATCTGATTGATTGGAGGTTTCTGGCGTAGTTTGGCCACCCTGAACTTTACTACTTGGCTTTTTAGAGTCAGCCCTGAGGTACGTTCTTAGGGTTGTAGTGGATGTAGCCTCAGCAGTTTTGATTTGCAATCCGATGGGTTTTTCCTTATTTGAAAAATACTTAAGATTCGCAACTGGTTTTGCGTCTTTGAGGAAAGAACATTTATTGTACCACTTCCAAGTTGAGTTTTCCAGTTTGCCTTCGCTTTTGCTTTTGGTAATCTTTTCATGTTCCATGTTAAACCTCCTTTTAACGTAATGGATAACTTCCTTGAATTTGTCAGCTGcaagaaatataaaatattatacacTCTTCAATGATCTTTTTAAGATTAAACCTGGGAAAATCTTACCCGGAATCCCTCCTCTAGCTGCAATATCTTTAATAATTTGCTTCCTATTTTTGTAGTAGTAATCAGGTTTTTTTGTATTCCAGAGGATTTCATTTTCTTGCATTTCTAAAATCGCAAACTCGACAATGTTGCTCTATGAAAAAGTTATCGTGTTAGTAAAAGTTGTAATGAAATTGTCTGTCTACCTACCACGGCGTGGATTGGTTTTTGAGTTTCCATCCCGCCAATTTCTTCTTGATCCTTTAGAAATTTCCACGGCAACTAGATATGCTTCAAAATCCAAACAAAAACAAAAGCAaaataaagctaaaaattgttTGACATTTAAAGTGACCCTATAAATAGTTATTCGGCAGTTGTAGATTCCACGGACGAATCCAACGGTCCATAGGATAATTCCTAGATATATATAATTCGAATTGATCATAAAAGTAACTGTCTGaatctgaaaatttaattttaatattcagaACAATAAAAAGTCTCAATTtcagttttaaaaattcaattcaaatcacTTAATATAAAGtctaaaaatgtaatatttatacaaaaactccatcaaatttttgtgaaattatatTTTACCGAGTTTAAATgtaattagggtaaattaagctaattcaaaacctgatccaaatgtaaatttttcgctactccaaatggaagcgtcattgttttcatgataaatatagtactaaattattatatttatatattttgtataccacagtttcattattcagTTAATTc
Proteins encoded in this window:
- the LOC129802107 gene encoding uncharacterized protein LOC129802107, whose protein sequence is METQKPIHAVSNIVEFAILEMQENEILWNTKKPDYYYKNRKQIIKDIAARGGIPADKFKEVIHYVKRRFNMEHEKITKSKSEGKLENSTWKWYNKCSFLKDAKPVANLKYFSNKEKPIGLQIKTAEATSTTTLRTYLRADSKKPSSKVQGGQTTPETSNQSDPSTNNIFIVDPDEQIQCKLESESEDSLQHQTDDAMDIPPDSGSDGEPEDPIAVKSPPKKRASELSKARRQFIIDAVCSSVSFQLSNEELTEKDLVSFHSDLVKYMYTYFSKRKK